The proteins below come from a single Zea mays cultivar B73 chromosome 8, Zm-B73-REFERENCE-NAM-5.0, whole genome shotgun sequence genomic window:
- the LOC100384271 gene encoding uncharacterized protein LOC100384271, with protein MEQQEITTPRWSRRQVRRRHRRLARRAGQELGRAEGAVKGTIRPSRSRCVRRIARTGRRPWLERALAGDGRRARRPSSRHGDERSSGRRAGARSSARPSSRARAWPRCVK; from the coding sequence ATGGAGCAGCAGGAAATAACAACGCCAAGATGGTCGAGGAGACAAGTCCGGCGACGACATAGACGGTTAGCACGGCGAGCAGGGCAGGAGCTCGGGCGAGCTGAGGGAGCGGTAAAGGGGACGATTAGGCCGAGCAGGTCACGGTGCGTGCGCAGGATAGCGCGCACGGGAAGAAGACCTTGGTTGGAGAGAGCGCTGGCTGGAGATGGACGCCGAGCGCGCAGACCGAGCAGTCGCCATGGGGACGAGCGAAGCTCCGGTCGGCGAGCTGGAGCAAGGTCCAGTGCGCGGCCGAGCAGTCGAGCAAGGGCCTGGCCGAGATGCGTCAAGTGA